Proteins co-encoded in one Nonlabens agnitus genomic window:
- a CDS encoding ParB/RepB/Spo0J family partition protein, with product MAKATKKQALGRGLSALLKDPSNDINTAQDKNADKIVGNVIDLPLEDIDMNPFQPRTSFNEENLRELASSIKELGVIQPITVRKKGFGKFELVSGERRCRASKLLGLKTIPAYVRIANDQESLEMALVENIQRQDLDPIEIALSYQRLIEEIDLTQEQMSERVGKSRSAIANYLRLLKLDPIIQTGMRDNFISMGHGRALITIENLEDQLDIYQKILSDNLSVRDTEALVKQSKGSPLSRKQNKSKSLPAHVESSIKELSNALNTKVTATTSSSGKGKLTIAFESKEDLERITKMING from the coding sequence ATGGCAAAAGCAACTAAAAAACAAGCTTTGGGTCGTGGATTATCAGCCTTATTAAAGGATCCATCCAACGATATCAATACCGCACAGGACAAGAATGCCGACAAGATCGTAGGCAACGTGATTGACCTGCCGCTGGAAGATATCGACATGAATCCATTCCAGCCGCGTACCAGTTTCAATGAAGAGAATCTGCGCGAGTTGGCATCTTCCATCAAGGAATTGGGTGTGATTCAGCCTATTACTGTTCGAAAAAAGGGATTTGGCAAGTTTGAATTGGTTTCTGGAGAACGTCGTTGTCGTGCTTCAAAATTATTGGGATTAAAGACCATTCCAGCTTACGTGCGCATTGCTAACGATCAGGAATCCCTGGAAATGGCACTGGTAGAAAACATCCAGCGACAAGATCTGGATCCAATCGAGATTGCCCTTTCTTACCAGCGATTGATTGAAGAGATTGATTTGACTCAAGAACAGATGAGTGAGCGCGTGGGCAAGAGCCGTAGCGCAATAGCCAATTATTTGAGATTGTTGAAGTTAGATCCTATCATCCAGACAGGTATGCGTGACAACTTCATTTCCATGGGTCATGGTCGTGCGTTGATTACGATTGAAAATCTTGAAGATCAGCTGGATATCTATCAAAAAATATTGAGCGATAATTTATCCGTACGAGATACTGAAGCACTTGTTAAACAGTCTAAGGGAAGTCCGCTTTCGCGAAAGCAGAACAAATCAAAATCCTTGCCTGCACATGTGGAATCCTCGATAAAAGAATTAAGCAATGCCTTGAATACGAAAGTGACTGCTACCACAAGTTCCAGCGGAAAAGGAAAACTGACCATAGCATTTGAATCCAAAGAAGACCTGGAGCGCATTACTAAAATGATTAATGGCTAA
- a CDS encoding DUF5683 domain-containing protein, which translates to MAKLLPYLFLMASCWCFGQRTGDPIQVNAVTDSLIQPDYSAYLYDANRPSKAAFYSAVLPGLGQAYNGKYWKIPLAYAGIGIPVLAYISNDKEYQRLRTAFQIRLAGGTDDEFSNENGEPIVTNAGLERAQRVSQRNKELSLLIAAAFYAIQIIDANVDGHLSQFDVDRDLSFKPYLDYNQSASGTSYGFALSYTF; encoded by the coding sequence ATGGCTAAGCTGCTTCCATATCTTTTTTTGATGGCGTCTTGCTGGTGTTTTGGGCAACGTACGGGCGATCCCATTCAAGTCAATGCGGTAACGGACAGTTTGATACAGCCCGATTATTCGGCTTATTTATATGATGCTAACCGGCCATCTAAGGCTGCTTTTTACAGTGCCGTACTACCAGGATTGGGACAGGCTTACAATGGTAAATACTGGAAAATACCGCTGGCCTATGCAGGAATAGGTATTCCTGTTTTGGCGTATATATCTAACGATAAGGAGTATCAACGATTACGCACCGCTTTTCAAATACGACTCGCTGGTGGTACTGATGATGAATTTTCAAATGAAAACGGTGAACCCATTGTGACTAACGCTGGTCTGGAACGCGCTCAACGTGTCTCACAGCGCAATAAAGAATTGAGTTTGTTAATCGCTGCTGCATTTTATGCCATTCAAATCATAGACGCTAATGTGGATGGTCACCTAAGTCAGTTTGATGTGGACCGTGATCTATCTTTCAAACCTTATCTAGATTATAATCAATCGGCATCTGGAACCAGTTATGGTTTCGCTTTATCCTATACATTTTAA
- the dapB gene encoding 4-hydroxy-tetrahydrodipicolinate reductase encodes MKIGLLGYGKMGKVIERIAQERGHEIVARINKDDSKNDLEKSDVVIEFTAPESALENLKYCINKQIPIICGTTGWNSSIEEIYKLVSDQNAALVHASNFSLGVNLFFELNKRLAALMEPFEDYQLAVQEIHHTEKADAPSGTAITLAEGIMENTHFKGWHLGKENEKDSIGIEALREHDVKGTHLVSWNSDVDQIEIKHTAHSRDGFALGAVIAAEWLLDKKGSFTMKDVLGL; translated from the coding sequence ATGAAAATCGGACTATTAGGCTACGGCAAAATGGGAAAGGTCATCGAGCGTATTGCTCAAGAGCGAGGCCACGAAATTGTAGCAAGAATCAATAAAGATGATTCTAAAAACGATCTAGAAAAGAGCGATGTGGTCATTGAGTTTACCGCACCAGAAAGTGCACTGGAGAACCTGAAGTATTGCATTAATAAACAGATTCCAATTATTTGTGGTACAACAGGTTGGAATAGTAGCATAGAAGAAATCTATAAACTAGTTTCTGACCAAAATGCGGCTTTGGTTCACGCTTCTAATTTTAGTTTGGGCGTGAATTTATTCTTTGAACTCAACAAGCGATTGGCTGCTTTGATGGAGCCCTTTGAGGACTATCAATTAGCCGTCCAAGAAATACACCATACAGAAAAAGCAGACGCTCCTAGCGGTACCGCCATCACCCTTGCGGAAGGCATTATGGAGAACACCCATTTTAAAGGTTGGCACCTAGGAAAGGAAAACGAAAAAGATTCTATTGGCATTGAGGCTTTGCGCGAGCATGATGTTAAAGGAACTCATTTGGTTTCTTGGAATAGCGACGTAGATCAAATTGAAATCAAACACACAGCACACAGCCGTGATGGTTTTGCATTAGGCGCTGTCATCGCGGCAGAATGGCTGTTAGACAAAAAAGGAAGCTTTACTATGAAGGATGTGCTGGGATTGTAA
- the lepB gene encoding signal peptidase I, giving the protein MSWTGWIILFIILQIVHGAGTWKFYKAAGRQAWEAFVPVYNSVVLMKIINRPIWWTILLFLPVVNLIMFVVIWVETLRSFGYNKAKDTALVVLTLGLYLYYINYTQPLEHIKERSLKPRTAAGEWTSSILFAVVAATIVHTYVMQPFIIPTPSLEKTLLTGDFLFVSKFHYGPRFPMTPVAAPMVHDTIPVLSVKSYLDRPQLPYLRLPGVSDVKRNDIVVFNWPVDTVNAFPYNDGKYHYKPIDKKSNYVKRCVGIPGDTLSMIEGKVHINGEPLVLPERAKLQHSFLLKTKGAQYTEEQMNEFGITDGFQQGQLTGTNTPALSIKAATDEAIEKLEATGNIVEVEQTIFSDAFSQRYFPYDGIVGNSYDNIKPFLIPAKGMTTPITYKNIDYYRRIIEVYEGSEMEISNTINLRGNDVYLNGKPLTEYTFLQNYYWLMGDNRHNSEDSRIWGYVPETHVVGKPVFVWMSIDWSKSLTDMVRWDRLFTTVNGTGQPTSYFVYFVVLLIIYFVVRKIMKNRKAKK; this is encoded by the coding sequence ATGAGTTGGACAGGTTGGATCATCCTATTTATCATATTACAGATTGTCCACGGCGCAGGTACGTGGAAATTTTATAAAGCCGCAGGCAGACAAGCTTGGGAAGCCTTTGTTCCTGTGTATAATTCGGTTGTATTGATGAAAATCATTAATCGTCCCATCTGGTGGACGATTTTGTTGTTTTTACCAGTCGTTAATTTAATCATGTTTGTGGTTATTTGGGTGGAGACCTTAAGGTCTTTTGGCTATAACAAAGCCAAAGACACTGCGCTAGTCGTTCTAACCCTAGGACTTTATTTGTATTATATAAATTACACGCAGCCGTTAGAGCACATTAAAGAACGCTCCCTAAAACCCAGAACTGCCGCCGGCGAGTGGACCAGTTCTATTTTGTTTGCGGTGGTTGCAGCTACCATTGTGCATACGTATGTAATGCAGCCTTTTATCATTCCAACGCCATCACTTGAGAAAACCTTACTCACCGGCGACTTCCTATTTGTATCAAAATTTCATTACGGTCCTAGATTTCCCATGACACCTGTGGCTGCTCCTATGGTTCACGATACGATTCCAGTATTAAGTGTCAAGAGTTATTTGGATAGACCGCAACTTCCTTACTTGCGCCTACCAGGCGTTAGTGACGTAAAGCGCAACGATATTGTAGTATTCAACTGGCCAGTGGATACGGTCAATGCATTTCCCTACAACGACGGGAAATACCACTATAAACCTATCGATAAGAAATCGAATTACGTCAAGCGCTGTGTTGGTATTCCTGGAGATACACTTTCCATGATTGAAGGTAAGGTGCACATAAATGGTGAACCACTCGTACTACCAGAACGCGCAAAATTGCAGCATTCCTTCCTATTGAAAACTAAAGGTGCTCAGTACACTGAGGAACAAATGAATGAATTTGGTATCACAGATGGTTTCCAGCAAGGTCAATTGACTGGTACAAATACACCTGCGTTATCCATCAAGGCAGCTACTGATGAGGCGATAGAAAAGCTTGAAGCTACCGGGAACATTGTTGAGGTCGAGCAGACTATCTTTTCAGATGCATTCTCACAGCGTTATTTCCCTTATGATGGCATTGTAGGTAATAGTTATGATAACATCAAGCCGTTCCTCATTCCTGCTAAAGGAATGACTACACCTATTACCTATAAAAACATTGACTACTACCGCAGGATCATTGAAGTTTACGAGGGCTCTGAAATGGAAATCTCCAATACCATCAATTTACGCGGTAACGATGTCTATCTAAACGGAAAACCTCTAACGGAATATACTTTCCTGCAAAACTATTACTGGCTAATGGGTGACAACCGTCACAATAGTGAAGACAGTCGCATCTGGGGTTATGTTCCAGAAACACACGTGGTAGGAAAACCAGTGTTTGTCTGGATGAGTATTGACTGGAGCAAAAGTTTGACCGATATGGTGCGTTGGGATCGCTTGTTCACCACCGTGAACGGTACGGGTCAACCTACCTCCTATTTCGTGTATTTTGTTGTGCTTTTGATCATCTATTTTGTGGTGCGTAAAATCATGAAAAACCGCAAAGCAAAAAAATAG
- a CDS encoding WbqC family protein: MSLIIHPSYFVDVESLVHIYHCDQILVDASDSYVKQTYRSRCYIAAANGPLTLNIPIVHDGKQSSTLYKDVLIDLSQPWASNHLKSITSAYKSSPYYEYYEDDLIELYQDIPEKLMEWNIKTMQWLLSQLNLATDLNFTDDYQSDELATYLITAKKKSDLDIKPYMQVFQEKHGFLHPLSGLDLLFNLGPSSRAYLKSISPL, translated from the coding sequence ATGTCACTTATCATACATCCTAGCTACTTTGTGGATGTAGAATCCTTGGTTCATATTTATCATTGCGATCAAATTCTTGTAGATGCTAGCGATAGTTATGTGAAACAGACCTATCGCAGCCGTTGTTATATTGCGGCCGCCAATGGACCGCTCACGCTCAACATTCCTATCGTTCACGATGGCAAGCAAAGCTCCACGCTATACAAAGATGTTCTTATAGACCTATCACAGCCTTGGGCATCCAACCATCTCAAAAGCATCACCAGCGCCTATAAAAGCAGTCCTTATTACGAATATTATGAGGATGATTTAATTGAGTTGTATCAGGACATTCCAGAGAAGCTAATGGAATGGAATATTAAAACCATGCAATGGCTCTTGTCACAGCTCAACCTGGCTACCGATTTAAACTTTACGGACGACTACCAAAGTGATGAGCTTGCCACCTACTTGATCACTGCTAAAAAGAAATCAGATCTTGACATCAAACCTTACATGCAGGTATTTCAAGAAAAGCATGGCTTCCTGCACCCGTTATCAGGACTGGACCTTTTATTCAATTTAGGTCCATCTTCAAGAGCTTATCTTAAAAGTATATCGCCATTGTGA
- a CDS encoding DUF1853 family protein codes for MNTDYDRFKAFYQTSTFWQGTLGGIEQFPLSNFDFSHLSDEEHVLELPSIPHGTVLGKRAEYFFEFCARQSSNYEVLASNVQVFRGNRTLGEIDYILKHKSTQQVFHVELVYKFYIFELGKNYKSAYLSRDQNQELSSYVGPNRRDYFIKKFDHLKKRQLPILQLPETLELIQSLNIDVTQIKQQVCFLAHVYIPREMWQREFKYLNKRCIKGYYMDEFAFAKAITSNLYFLPEKKQWKMRPQSLQVAFTHEQLLPEVRQSLERGFAPMIWMQWPSGEFESFFVVAALPTP; via the coding sequence GTGAATACGGACTATGACAGGTTCAAGGCTTTCTACCAGACGTCCACTTTCTGGCAGGGAACGCTAGGTGGTATTGAGCAATTTCCTTTATCTAATTTTGATTTTAGCCATTTAAGCGATGAGGAACATGTTCTAGAATTACCGTCGATTCCTCATGGCACCGTATTGGGTAAACGAGCGGAGTACTTTTTTGAATTCTGCGCGAGGCAAAGCTCCAACTATGAAGTTCTCGCATCCAACGTACAGGTGTTTAGAGGCAATCGTACCCTAGGCGAGATTGATTACATCTTGAAACACAAAAGCACGCAGCAGGTGTTTCATGTCGAGTTGGTGTACAAATTCTACATTTTTGAACTGGGCAAAAATTATAAATCCGCTTATTTGAGCCGCGATCAAAACCAGGAACTCTCCAGTTATGTTGGACCCAATAGGCGCGATTATTTCATTAAGAAATTTGACCATCTTAAAAAAAGGCAACTACCTATTTTACAATTACCTGAAACCCTTGAACTGATCCAATCATTGAACATAGATGTGACCCAGATCAAGCAACAGGTTTGCTTCCTGGCGCACGTTTATATCCCACGAGAAATGTGGCAGCGTGAATTTAAATACCTCAATAAAAGATGCATCAAGGGATATTATATGGATGAGTTCGCTTTCGCGAAAGCGATAACCTCCAACCTCTATTTTCTACCTGAAAAAAAGCAATGGAAAATGCGACCACAGTCCTTGCAAGTGGCATTTACTCATGAGCAATTATTGCCAGAAGTGCGCCAAAGCTTAGAGCGAGGATTTGCTCCCATGATATGGATGCAATGGCCTAGTGGAGAATTTGAGAGCTTCTTTGTGGTTGCGGCTTTACCAACTCCTTAA
- a CDS encoding Dps family protein, giving the protein MSYLNFNADKANNTSKELNILLADYHLYYQKLRNFHWNILGHNFFDLHVKFEEMYDDAILKIDEIAERILTLRFQPTSNYSDYLEMSSLKESKSELKDVDMVNILIDDHGLLLKQMSKVVEVAGEAEDEGTIDLIGAYIRELETTSWMLDAWRMKTGDIHKSV; this is encoded by the coding sequence ATGAGTTATTTAAATTTTAATGCCGATAAAGCTAACAATACTTCAAAAGAACTGAACATTTTATTAGCCGACTATCATTTGTACTATCAAAAACTAAGAAATTTTCACTGGAATATCTTAGGACATAATTTCTTTGATCTACACGTGAAATTTGAAGAAATGTATGACGATGCTATCCTCAAGATAGATGAAATTGCTGAGCGTATTTTAACACTTAGATTTCAGCCTACTTCTAATTACAGCGATTATTTAGAAATGTCAAGTCTAAAAGAATCAAAATCTGAACTTAAAGATGTTGATATGGTAAATATACTGATCGACGATCATGGATTACTATTGAAGCAAATGTCTAAAGTCGTCGAAGTTGCAGGAGAAGCCGAAGATGAAGGTACTATTGATTTGATAGGCGCTTACATACGTGAGTTGGAAACTACCAGCTGGATGTTAGACGCATGGAGAATGAAGACTGGTGATATTCATAAGTCAGTATAA
- a CDS encoding metallophosphoesterase: MLKNNILLLIAICTLAGCASYQAQYKEDELEQYPTGQAVEKSFYLIGDVGYSPLGGKSDGLLSLESYIEGKNTQEDLLIFLGDNIYPTGMPAKDDEFRPTAENHLDAQIDVAKSFGGKTIFIPGNHDYYNENLVNVEREKEYIENAMDDKDIWQPSVGCPIESREITPDIQLIILDSQWYLAKWDEIPTINDDCDQIKTRDQFFLALRDEFKSNQDKTILVSLHHPLFTNGVHGGQYAAIKHLFPTQGKLPIPVLGSLVSLIRTSGGVSAQDKQNKRYQEMADRLSKLAIASKAPRIIFSSGHEHTLQYIENSGVRQIVSGSGSKQGYASLSNDGLFVYGGKGFARMDVMEDGSSWVQYYGWDGEAHKLLYTKKVIEQPKSFNVDSLPDRFPAFAKANIYEDEKTDKSEVFKGLWGKKYRELYGTEINAKVGLLDTLKGGLKILRASGSIETRSLRLQDPSGKEYVLRALKKSSVQFLQKTVFNDTDVSVGFDNTGAEDLLYDFYTAAHPYGALVIPDLAAAVDIFHTNPEIYYIPKQKALGQYNNNFGDELYMLVERPEENYNELASFGRPNDIKSTEDLFERLRRDEKYKVDEASFIRARMFDMLIGDWDRGKDQWRWAEFENADGTVIYKPIPRDRDQVFSNFDGAVFATLRTLVGITNQFATYEDDLRNVRWFNTAATYLDRNLAQEANLEAWTEQARYIQENLSDETIEQAFKNLPAEIYPNESTQTIIESMKARRDNLLDIAVRYYNVISKLAIVTGTDKDDIIEIERIAKGVTKVKIYRNKDGEKADVVFQRTFDRSETKEIWIYGLDDDDIIHAIGNPNNPIKVRVIGGQNNDIYDIESGRAITIHDHKTKENTFLEMEDAVKRLTNSYEVNTYDPKKAIQASNILTPAIGFNPDDGLRLAVQNVYTVDGFNRNPHTRVHKLTAGYFFATEGYTIAYEGEFAGVFGEMNLLLSGKWNGPTFTENFFGFGNETNNPDDDLSYDFNRVRLSTYSAGAGAIYRGEYGSNLRMSLTVEGNQVLEDRGRFITQFPGSQTDPEFFDRKWFGDVNVTYNYTSFDNNLNPTRGMIFEINNGLVGNFQQIDDTFYYFKPKMGFYNALTRDRKLVLRSLAQSHIIVGNDYEFYQSAQLGQMTGLRGYRTQRFSGQRSFVTSGDIRYSFNEFKSGFVPLQIGVFVGGDVGRVWLSGDFSERWYNDYGGGIWVNSAEAIGATFNLFHGDDGLRFSFQVGFNF, from the coding sequence ATGCTTAAAAATAACATTCTTTTATTAATAGCAATCTGTACCCTTGCGGGTTGTGCAAGTTATCAAGCACAATATAAAGAAGATGAATTAGAGCAGTATCCAACTGGTCAAGCAGTAGAAAAAAGCTTTTACCTAATAGGTGATGTAGGCTACTCGCCGTTAGGTGGTAAGAGCGATGGTTTATTGTCATTGGAAAGTTATATTGAAGGCAAAAACACTCAAGAAGATTTGCTCATTTTTTTAGGTGATAATATTTATCCCACAGGAATGCCCGCTAAGGATGATGAATTCAGACCTACAGCAGAAAATCATTTAGATGCGCAAATAGATGTCGCCAAAAGCTTTGGTGGGAAAACCATCTTTATCCCTGGAAATCATGACTATTATAATGAGAATCTTGTCAATGTAGAACGGGAAAAGGAATACATAGAAAATGCCATGGATGATAAAGACATCTGGCAGCCTAGCGTTGGGTGTCCCATAGAAAGTCGCGAGATTACGCCCGACATTCAATTAATCATTCTTGATAGCCAGTGGTATCTGGCAAAATGGGATGAGATCCCAACGATTAACGACGACTGTGATCAGATCAAAACCAGAGATCAATTCTTTCTTGCACTGAGAGATGAGTTCAAAAGCAATCAGGACAAAACCATTCTGGTAAGCTTGCACCATCCTTTGTTTACTAATGGTGTTCATGGTGGACAGTATGCCGCTATTAAGCATCTTTTTCCAACTCAAGGCAAATTACCTATTCCCGTACTGGGATCGCTTGTAAGCTTGATCAGAACCAGTGGTGGCGTGAGTGCGCAGGACAAACAAAATAAAAGATATCAGGAAATGGCAGACCGTTTAAGCAAGCTTGCTATTGCCTCAAAAGCTCCTCGCATCATTTTTTCTAGCGGTCATGAACATACCTTGCAATACATTGAAAATTCTGGTGTGAGACAGATTGTTTCAGGGTCTGGTTCTAAGCAAGGATACGCTTCTTTAAGTAATGATGGGCTGTTTGTTTACGGCGGTAAAGGCTTTGCCCGCATGGATGTGATGGAAGATGGTAGCTCTTGGGTTCAATATTATGGTTGGGATGGTGAGGCTCACAAATTACTATATACCAAAAAGGTGATTGAGCAACCTAAATCTTTCAATGTGGACTCGTTGCCAGACCGTTTTCCCGCTTTCGCGAAAGCGAACATATACGAAGATGAAAAAACAGACAAATCTGAAGTGTTTAAAGGATTATGGGGTAAAAAGTACCGAGAGCTCTATGGCACAGAGATCAATGCCAAAGTTGGATTACTAGATACTCTAAAGGGTGGTTTAAAAATTCTGAGAGCCAGCGGTAGCATAGAAACCAGATCCTTAAGATTGCAAGATCCTAGCGGTAAGGAATACGTGTTGAGGGCTTTAAAGAAAAGCTCTGTTCAGTTTTTGCAAAAAACCGTTTTTAACGATACAGATGTATCGGTTGGGTTTGATAATACGGGTGCCGAAGATTTACTGTACGACTTTTACACAGCAGCGCATCCATATGGAGCACTAGTCATTCCAGATCTGGCTGCTGCAGTGGATATTTTTCATACCAATCCAGAGATTTATTATATCCCAAAGCAAAAAGCGTTAGGGCAGTACAATAATAATTTTGGCGATGAATTGTACATGCTGGTAGAACGTCCAGAAGAGAACTATAACGAATTGGCGAGCTTCGGTAGGCCCAACGATATCAAAAGTACCGAGGATCTTTTTGAAAGGTTGCGTCGCGATGAAAAGTATAAGGTGGACGAGGCATCTTTCATTCGCGCCCGCATGTTTGACATGTTAATAGGTGATTGGGATAGAGGCAAGGATCAATGGCGATGGGCAGAATTTGAAAATGCCGATGGCACGGTAATCTATAAACCAATACCACGAGATAGAGATCAGGTGTTTTCTAACTTTGACGGTGCTGTTTTTGCCACCTTGAGAACCTTAGTGGGCATCACCAATCAGTTTGCCACCTATGAGGATGATTTAAGGAACGTAAGATGGTTCAATACCGCAGCAACCTATCTGGATCGAAACCTAGCTCAAGAGGCCAACCTCGAGGCATGGACAGAGCAGGCTAGATACATTCAAGAGAACCTATCAGATGAGACTATTGAGCAAGCCTTCAAAAACCTACCTGCAGAAATATATCCAAACGAGAGTACACAGACGATTATTGAAAGCATGAAGGCGCGTCGCGATAATCTCTTAGATATTGCGGTGCGATATTACAATGTCATTTCAAAACTGGCGATAGTTACCGGTACTGATAAAGATGATATCATAGAAATAGAACGCATTGCAAAAGGTGTTACAAAGGTTAAGATATATAGAAACAAAGATGGCGAGAAAGCAGATGTTGTTTTTCAAAGAACCTTTGATCGTTCTGAAACCAAAGAAATCTGGATTTATGGATTAGATGATGATGATATCATTCACGCCATTGGTAACCCCAACAATCCTATAAAGGTAAGAGTTATAGGCGGCCAGAATAACGATATCTACGATATTGAAAGCGGCAGAGCCATCACGATTCATGACCATAAAACGAAAGAAAACACCTTTTTAGAGATGGAAGATGCCGTAAAGAGATTGACCAACAGTTACGAGGTCAATACCTACGATCCCAAAAAGGCGATACAGGCTTCCAATATTTTGACACCAGCCATAGGTTTCAATCCAGATGACGGTTTGCGACTGGCGGTTCAAAACGTGTATACTGTAGATGGATTTAATCGCAATCCACATACAAGAGTACATAAACTGACTGCTGGATACTTTTTTGCAACTGAAGGTTACACCATTGCGTATGAAGGAGAATTTGCTGGAGTTTTTGGAGAAATGAACCTTTTACTTTCTGGAAAATGGAATGGTCCTACTTTTACTGAAAATTTCTTCGGTTTCGGAAATGAAACCAATAATCCAGATGACGACTTATCATACGATTTCAATCGTGTGCGATTGAGTACTTACAGTGCTGGCGCAGGAGCGATTTATCGCGGTGAATATGGTTCTAACTTGAGAATGAGCCTGACGGTAGAAGGGAATCAAGTACTGGAAGATCGTGGTAGGTTTATTACTCAGTTTCCAGGTTCACAAACAGACCCAGAATTCTTTGATAGAAAATGGTTTGGAGATGTCAATGTCACTTATAACTATACTTCTTTTGATAATAACTTGAATCCTACTCGTGGGATGATCTTTGAGATCAATAACGGTTTGGTGGGTAATTTCCAGCAAATCGATGATACTTTTTATTACTTCAAACCTAAAATGGGCTTTTATAATGCGTTGACTAGAGACCGTAAACTAGTCCTTCGATCCTTGGCTCAGTCTCACATCATTGTTGGTAATGATTACGAATTTTATCAAAGCGCGCAGTTGGGCCAAATGACAGGCTTGAGAGGTTACCGTACCCAGCGATTCTCTGGACAACGGTCCTTTGTCACTTCTGGAGACATACGCTACAGTTTTAATGAATTTAAGTCCGGATTCGTACCCTTACAAATAGGAGTTTTTGTAGGTGGTGATGTAGGTCGAGTGTGGTTGAGTGGTGATTTTAGTGAAAGGTGGTACAACGATTATGGCGGTGGTATTTGGGTAAATTCCGCAGAGGCAATAGGAGCTACTTTCAACCTCTTTCACGGCGATGATGGTTTAAGATTTAGTTTCCAGGTAGGATTTAACTTCTAA
- a CDS encoding Pycsar system effector family protein produces the protein MTEFLNAADDFVLHLFKEKLDDIYVYHNYTHTKRVVKSTHEIIDNSEIDVKEKEALLLAAWLHDTGYIYGADGHEEASAKIAEEFLKDQNVDKDTIELVQKLIRATKFNDQPTGKLEEILRDADSSHFAKDYYFETSELLKKELELRGKEMSNKEWRKENILVFTEKHRYYSEYAVKNWNVKKNENLMKLFKKKKKKAAKYNKEKLKVDLKNQSPERAIQTLFRTTLRNHIKLSDIADTKANILLSVNAIIISLALANLIPKLDQVSNRHLLYPTLILILFSVASIILSILSTRPNVTSGEFTDEQVEKREVNLLFFGNFHKVPFQRYQKALMSLLDDKEEVYQSLLKDLWLLGVVLNRKYSLLRWTYTIFMIGIIASVIAFVIAFTTYEYPVVAEIVPG, from the coding sequence ATGACTGAATTTCTTAACGCAGCCGATGATTTTGTGTTACATCTTTTCAAAGAGAAATTAGATGATATTTATGTGTATCACAACTATACGCACACTAAACGGGTTGTTAAAAGTACACACGAAATTATCGACAACTCTGAAATAGATGTTAAAGAGAAAGAGGCCTTATTACTGGCCGCATGGCTGCACGACACGGGTTATATTTACGGTGCTGATGGACATGAAGAAGCGAGCGCAAAAATAGCTGAAGAATTTCTAAAAGATCAAAACGTTGATAAGGACACCATTGAATTGGTGCAAAAGTTAATAAGAGCTACTAAGTTCAATGACCAACCCACAGGTAAGCTAGAAGAAATATTGCGTGATGCAGACTCCTCGCATTTTGCCAAGGACTATTATTTTGAAACCAGTGAATTGCTTAAAAAAGAGCTAGAACTACGTGGTAAGGAAATGTCCAATAAAGAATGGCGCAAGGAAAATATTCTGGTTTTTACTGAAAAGCACCGCTATTACAGCGAGTATGCCGTAAAAAACTGGAACGTCAAGAAGAACGAAAACTTGATGAAGCTCTTCAAAAAGAAAAAGAAGAAAGCTGCCAAATACAACAAGGAGAAACTTAAGGTTGACCTTAAGAACCAAAGCCCAGAACGTGCGATTCAAACCCTCTTTCGAACTACCTTAAGAAACCACATAAAGCTTAGTGACATTGCAGATACTAAGGCAAACATTTTGTTGTCTGTAAATGCTATTATCATCTCACTAGCCCTAGCTAACTTGATTCCTAAACTGGATCAGGTGAGCAACCGTCATTTACTGTATCCTACATTGATCTTAATTTTATTCTCTGTAGCCAGTATCATCCTTTCCATTTTATCTACAAGGCCCAATGTTACAAGTGGTGAATTTACCGATGAGCAGGTAGAAAAGCGTGAAGTCAACCTACTATTTTTTGGTAATTTCCATAAGGTGCCTTTCCAGAGATATCAAAAGGCATTGATGAGCTTGCTGGATGATAAGGAAGAAGTCTATCAAAGTCTTCTAAAGGATTTATGGCTGCTAGGTGTGGTGCTCAACCGTAAATACAGTCTTTTAAGATGGACGTATACTATATTTATGATAGGTATCATTGCATCAGTGATTGCCTTTGTGATCGCGTTTACTACCTATGAATATCCTGTAGTAGCAGAAATAGTTCCAGGATAG